A stretch of the Duncaniella dubosii genome encodes the following:
- a CDS encoding relaxase/mobilization nuclease domain-containing protein, with the protein MFARILKSGTFHDVVGYVTRQFHDPEEYTPDTWRIIGSENIFTTDYAKMVQSFEAIHGFMPGKENPAGHISISFDNADAPRMTDEFMAQLAKEHMEGMGIKNTQFLVVRHLETGHPHFHIVYNRVNMSGKAVDERNNFRRSDRVVKAIKDKYGLTYSPLKQKYEDRIPVFKERISQAIYGCKSWDEFSRRLACAGIEVKFHDDHNTGKHIGVKFTDGDITVNGSKIDRAFTYRRLNNLFDFNRRHGQQQSDYTTTRPKVTVEYTPTQKSSLVEDVIEATVGAIGNLFTLGPGFDPEEQAFQNAIKKEEAKRKRKSRKI; encoded by the coding sequence ATGTTTGCAAGAATACTTAAAAGCGGCACGTTTCACGATGTCGTGGGGTATGTGACGCGCCAGTTCCACGACCCCGAAGAATATACGCCGGACACATGGCGCATCATCGGAAGCGAAAATATTTTCACTACCGACTATGCGAAAATGGTGCAGTCGTTTGAAGCGATACATGGATTTATGCCCGGCAAGGAGAATCCGGCAGGACATATTTCCATCAGTTTTGACAACGCTGACGCGCCTCGTATGACCGATGAATTCATGGCTCAGCTTGCCAAAGAGCATATGGAAGGTATGGGAATCAAGAACACCCAGTTTCTTGTCGTGCGCCATCTGGAAACCGGACATCCGCATTTCCACATCGTCTATAATCGTGTGAATATGTCAGGCAAGGCAGTCGACGAGCGCAATAATTTCAGGCGTAGCGACCGTGTTGTAAAGGCCATCAAGGACAAATACGGACTCACATACTCGCCGCTGAAACAGAAATACGAGGACAGAATTCCGGTATTCAAGGAGCGGATCAGTCAGGCGATTTATGGCTGTAAGTCGTGGGATGAGTTCTCGCGCCGCCTCGCCTGTGCAGGAATTGAGGTAAAATTTCATGACGACCACAACACAGGCAAACACATAGGGGTGAAATTTACAGACGGCGATATAACGGTCAACGGGTCTAAAATCGACCGTGCTTTCACATATCGCCGCTTGAACAACCTCTTTGATTTCAATCGCAGACATGGGCAACAACAGTCTGATTACACTACGACGCGCCCCAAAGTAACAGTCGAATATACACCGACGCAGAAGTCCTCACTTGTGGAAGATGTGATTGAAGCCACCGTCGGAGCAATCGGAAATCTGTTCACTCTCGGCCCCGGCTTCGACCCGGAGGAACAGGCGTTTCAAAACGCCATCAAGAAAGAAGAAGCCAAACGTAAACGCAAATCAAGAAAAATCTGA
- a CDS encoding outer membrane beta-barrel family protein, translated as MRKGILFASFITFISAVAQTEATDTISTRQLDEVVVKGEKPQVKGKDGIMVVDLPGIVKDKPVTNILEALGYMPGVTNNNGMIWLTGASNVTIILNGELTNMPLQNLYQLLYNTPVDRLKNVEIMYSAPAKYHVNGAVINVVLKTPTPLDGLQGQVRAGYNQAHYGSYGGVLAATYAIKDWTFDLNYGLTRSKSWSREETWSNHLYDGKRTMIEDDMRRIGQNWNNTIFASASWKTLKLTYNGQIISDSKSWSLSSGTLGNYTNAYNMLSPVGYHNIALRYAAPFGMTVGGDYTHYSENRSQSLFKDADYLLGSENRQAIDRWHVYVDQQHQLGQWQLNYGAEYQHSKDHSSQHYAMSDNPDFDDILSEDVASFYAGTQRSFDWGLSFNLSAKGEYYHNKYQHNWNFIPQFGATYYKTPKSIFQLNFNTQRIYPSYWELHGGTSHINNYSTIVGNLQLQPYIQYDAQFNYILRQKYVATFYFQYGDKTTVQLPYQSPDAMNLIYQTINMNYKRVVGLNLYAPFGVGYIWNATATANVFNQREKADHFHDIGFDNSKWIFYGEFSNSFKFSQNCPVSLTVDFSYISPSLQGIADLSSIWKVDAGVKWQFGKNRCCELDLKADDIFNKWSPTMTINHAGQDYRMKVRDMSHNLKLTFIWRFNGFKPKETNIDTSRFGTGK; from the coding sequence ATGAGGAAAGGCATATTATTCGCTTCATTCATTACGTTCATATCGGCTGTGGCTCAGACGGAAGCAACTGATACAATTTCTACCAGACAGCTCGATGAGGTTGTTGTAAAGGGAGAGAAACCACAAGTCAAAGGTAAGGACGGAATTATGGTAGTCGACCTCCCCGGAATAGTCAAGGACAAGCCTGTGACCAATATCCTTGAGGCTCTCGGTTATATGCCCGGCGTCACAAACAACAACGGTATGATATGGCTCACGGGAGCTTCAAATGTCACTATTATTCTCAATGGCGAGCTTACCAATATGCCGCTCCAGAATCTTTATCAACTTCTCTACAACACTCCGGTTGACAGGCTGAAAAACGTGGAGATTATGTATTCCGCCCCGGCTAAGTATCATGTTAATGGTGCCGTAATCAATGTGGTTCTGAAAACTCCGACGCCTCTCGACGGCTTGCAGGGACAGGTCAGAGCCGGATATAATCAAGCCCACTATGGTTCGTATGGCGGTGTACTTGCAGCCACATACGCTATAAAAGACTGGACTTTCGACCTAAACTATGGACTGACACGTAGTAAATCGTGGAGCCGCGAGGAAACATGGTCGAATCATCTTTATGATGGTAAACGGACTATGATTGAGGATGATATGCGCAGAATCGGTCAGAACTGGAACAATACCATATTTGCTTCCGCTTCATGGAAAACGCTTAAACTCACTTACAACGGTCAGATAATCTCCGATTCAAAGAGTTGGAGCCTTTCTTCTGGCACTCTCGGAAACTATACAAATGCCTACAATATGCTGTCCCCTGTCGGCTATCATAACATAGCCTTGCGTTATGCAGCGCCATTTGGTATGACAGTCGGTGGCGATTATACCCACTATTCCGAGAACCGCTCACAGTCATTATTTAAGGATGCCGATTATCTGCTTGGCTCTGAAAATCGTCAGGCGATAGACCGCTGGCATGTGTATGTCGACCAACAGCATCAGCTTGGACAGTGGCAACTGAACTATGGCGCAGAATATCAACACTCAAAAGATCACAGTTCACAACACTACGCAATGTCCGACAATCCCGATTTCGATGATATTCTCAGCGAAGATGTGGCGAGTTTTTACGCCGGCACACAGCGATCTTTCGACTGGGGACTGTCGTTCAACCTATCGGCAAAAGGTGAATATTATCACAACAAATATCAACACAACTGGAATTTTATTCCTCAGTTTGGGGCGACTTACTACAAAACACCAAAAAGCATATTTCAACTGAACTTCAACACCCAACGCATATATCCCTCATATTGGGAACTACATGGCGGCACGAGCCACATTAACAACTACTCGACAATTGTCGGTAATCTCCAGTTGCAACCCTATATTCAATATGATGCCCAGTTCAACTATATCCTCAGGCAAAAATATGTAGCGACCTTCTATTTCCAATATGGCGACAAGACCACGGTGCAGCTTCCCTACCAATCGCCGGATGCCATGAATCTCATCTATCAGACCATCAACATGAACTATAAGCGCGTTGTCGGGCTTAATCTTTATGCGCCTTTTGGTGTAGGATATATCTGGAATGCCACGGCCACAGCCAATGTTTTCAATCAGCGGGAGAAAGCCGACCATTTTCATGACATCGGCTTTGACAACAGCAAGTGGATATTCTATGGTGAATTTAGCAATTCTTTTAAGTTCAGTCAGAACTGCCCGGTATCACTGACCGTTGATTTCAGCTACATCTCGCCATCATTGCAGGGTATAGCCGACTTATCGAGTATATGGAAAGTCGATGCCGGCGTAAAATGGCAGTTCGGAAAGAATCGATGCTGTGAACTAGATTTGAAAGCCGATGACATTTTCAATAAATGGTCGCCAACCATGACTATCAACCATGCCGGTCAGGATTACCGGATGAAAGTGCGCGACATGTCTCACAATCTCAAACTGACATTCATCTGGCGGTTCAACGGCTTCAAACCCAAAGAAACAAACATTGACACATCGCGTTTTGGCACAGGAAAATAG
- a CDS encoding sensor histidine kinase: MKRFKTISTTFIVVIAVIFSCNVYYLVSLYNSIRSNVERDVMTALADADIDDLMFRAGRAQALASNVQMQEDIEEYNAPRKAEASTYKDENGQLISVRTEADGTVIEERAMLSENSSYSNQMVDAMSRQFHAIMDKYIPYDMEVMDSVLYNQLSNRFIYPDFLCVEVVNSNDSVICGNPKFNGESGLDSFSFNINPDEGIYYKAYMTPLTRHILSQMFGIIITVFLLMVAFSLAFWYLFRTVSRLRTIEEMKDDFVSNMTHELKTPIAIAYSANDALLNYDTTNDPDKKTKYLTIANKQLRRLGELVENILAMSMERRKTMKLRPEDLQLREFVEEIAAAQRMRGDKDITINVNIPENTTIEADRAHLANVLNNLIDNAIKYSRDSVEITVTGDSHDLSVRDNGIGIPSKSIPYLFNKFYRVPHGNRQDVRGYGIGLYYVKSILDKMGWDIEAKSTEGEGSVFTIKYSKDEQ; the protein is encoded by the coding sequence ATGAAACGCTTTAAGACTATCTCGACTACGTTTATTGTTGTCATTGCAGTTATTTTCAGCTGCAATGTCTATTATCTCGTAAGCCTGTATAATTCTATAAGAAGTAATGTCGAACGCGATGTAATGACTGCTTTGGCCGATGCAGATATTGACGACCTAATGTTTCGGGCAGGGAGGGCGCAGGCATTGGCATCAAATGTACAAATGCAGGAAGACATTGAAGAATATAATGCCCCCAGAAAAGCAGAAGCATCAACATATAAAGATGAAAACGGTCAACTCATATCAGTCCGGACTGAAGCCGACGGAACTGTTATTGAAGAGCGCGCGATGTTATCTGAAAACTCGTCCTATTCCAATCAGATGGTTGATGCTATGAGCCGGCAATTTCACGCTATAATGGATAAATACATCCCTTACGATATGGAGGTTATGGATAGCGTCTTATATAATCAACTTTCCAATAGGTTCATATATCCGGATTTCCTATGTGTGGAAGTTGTCAACAGTAACGATTCCGTGATTTGCGGCAATCCCAAATTCAACGGAGAATCAGGATTGGATTCATTCAGCTTCAATATCAATCCTGACGAGGGAATATATTACAAGGCATATATGACACCACTAACCCGCCATATACTTTCGCAGATGTTTGGAATCATTATTACGGTATTTCTTCTGATGGTTGCATTCTCTCTGGCGTTTTGGTATCTGTTCCGCACAGTCTCGCGACTGCGCACCATTGAGGAGATGAAAGATGATTTTGTCAGCAATATGACCCATGAATTGAAAACGCCTATTGCCATAGCATATTCAGCCAATGACGCTCTGCTCAATTATGACACAACCAACGACCCCGACAAAAAGACAAAGTATCTGACGATTGCAAACAAGCAACTGAGACGACTTGGCGAACTTGTGGAAAATATCCTTGCAATGAGTATGGAACGTCGAAAAACCATGAAACTCAGACCTGAAGATCTACAGTTACGCGAGTTTGTAGAAGAAATCGCCGCAGCCCAGCGTATGAGAGGAGATAAGGATATAACCATCAATGTTAATATTCCCGAAAATACCACCATTGAGGCTGACAGGGCGCACTTGGCAAATGTACTGAACAATCTGATTGACAATGCTATCAAATACTCCAGAGATAGCGTTGAGATAACGGTAACCGGCGACAGCCATGATCTTTCGGTAAGAGATAACGGCATCGGCATTCCGTCAAAATCCATTCCCTACCTGTTCAATAAGTTCTACCGCGTTCCGCATGGCAACCGTCAGGATGTCCGTGGCTATGGCATAGGACTATATTATGTAAAGAGTATTCTCGACAAAATGGGCTGGGATATTGAGGCCAAGAGTACAGAAGGTGAAGGCTCGGTGTTCACTATTAAATACAGCAAAGATGAGCAATAA
- a CDS encoding response regulator transcription factor — translation MSNKILFVEDEEDLTLIVADTLRGQGYEVVTAVDGVVGLEKFKTEAADIVVADVMMPKMDGFTMAKEIRKLSPTVPLLFLTAKSTIDDVEQGFEIGANDYLKKPFELRELIVRIKALLRRYGDNRTEDIRFAIGAYTFNVTTQTLSFGDKETELSHFEAKILEHLATNIGKTVDASELMIAVWQRDEQSNRNSLHGYIHKLRRTLRHDPTISIINQRGFGYMLTIK, via the coding sequence ATGAGCAATAAGATACTGTTTGTAGAAGATGAGGAAGACCTGACGCTGATTGTCGCCGACACTCTGCGCGGGCAAGGCTATGAAGTTGTCACTGCTGTTGATGGCGTAGTCGGACTTGAGAAATTCAAAACCGAAGCTGCCGATATAGTCGTGGCTGATGTCATGATGCCCAAAATGGATGGGTTCACTATGGCGAAGGAGATAAGGAAATTGTCGCCGACAGTACCATTGCTTTTCCTCACCGCAAAAAGCACAATAGATGATGTTGAGCAAGGTTTTGAAATCGGAGCCAACGACTATCTTAAAAAGCCCTTTGAACTCCGCGAACTGATAGTGCGGATTAAAGCACTATTAAGAAGGTATGGTGACAATCGCACCGAGGATATCCGGTTTGCAATTGGAGCCTATACTTTTAACGTAACGACCCAGACACTATCATTTGGCGACAAAGAGACAGAGCTGTCTCACTTTGAAGCCAAGATTCTTGAACATCTGGCAACCAATATCGGCAAGACTGTCGATGCCTCAGAATTGATGATTGCCGTATGGCAGCGCGATGAACAAAGCAACCGCAACTCCCTGCATGGTTACATCCACAAACTCCGCCGAACCCTGCGTCACGACCCCACAATTTCTATCATCAACCAGCGTGGGTTCGGCTATATGCTCACCATTAAATGA
- a CDS encoding SWIM zinc finger family protein → MKLNLKLFEQQVDPTILQRGLKYYRADRVDEIERSDDGKEIDFIVVGNEPYKVHISTDGDEVVDYSCDCPYDMGPVCKHVVAALFELQHDSFTEYEDITPSDSRKDIKSKSASVPKRKNITTKDIDRILDSLSPEELKSFIRNEISDRAVKMRLVSMYGEKVMPPSTETYRSQIRSIISEAGGRYGYVEYHSARMVGNSIQEILDHTQENISNGQWEAAFAKIKAVIEEAETIVSCGDDSNGYLGAVVARAFSILNNIAAGCIPEPLRTELFDYVMKNYETGFLSGWGWNINFIKAALELASDDKGLDRIEKSIPIGKYEPSSLRERDGMEIMARLLEKRYSKDAADKFIYENRANPDFRERLLQSAIDSKDYDTALRLADEGIASDDSWTALTHAWEDYKLKIYILLNDAPNIASLAQKIFLDDSNIRTDKDEIYRLIKENIPAEDWSECVANLISRIKTANRYSTFDNLKFIYIKESMWDEYFHLLTLHPDLPHLEEAEPYFKTLHHDEFISLYVESIRLFTDRNMGRSSYQQVTRYLRHLKKLGERRTADDLATELKNKYPRRRALIEELRNL, encoded by the coding sequence ATGAAACTTAATTTAAAGCTATTCGAACAGCAAGTCGACCCTACAATACTTCAGCGCGGACTGAAATATTATAGAGCAGACCGCGTTGATGAAATCGAGCGTTCAGACGATGGCAAGGAAATTGATTTCATCGTAGTAGGCAATGAGCCTTATAAAGTCCACATTTCAACTGACGGTGATGAGGTGGTCGACTACAGTTGTGACTGTCCGTATGACATGGGGCCTGTATGCAAGCATGTCGTGGCTGCACTGTTCGAACTTCAGCATGATTCTTTTACAGAATATGAAGACATCACACCGTCAGATTCAAGGAAAGATATAAAATCAAAATCCGCTTCCGTTCCAAAAAGAAAAAATATCACGACTAAAGATATTGACAGGATTCTTGATTCGCTCTCACCCGAAGAACTTAAGAGCTTTATCCGAAATGAGATTTCAGACCGCGCCGTGAAAATGCGTCTCGTCAGTATGTATGGCGAAAAAGTCATGCCTCCTTCCACTGAAACCTACCGTTCTCAGATCCGCTCTATTATCTCAGAAGCCGGCGGACGTTACGGATATGTCGAATACCACTCTGCACGAATGGTCGGAAACAGCATACAGGAAATTCTTGATCACACGCAAGAAAATATTTCAAACGGGCAATGGGAAGCGGCATTTGCCAAAATAAAAGCCGTCATCGAGGAAGCTGAAACAATCGTCTCGTGTGGTGACGACAGCAACGGTTATCTCGGAGCAGTCGTAGCCAGAGCTTTTAGTATCCTAAACAATATAGCTGCCGGATGTATTCCCGAACCGCTGCGGACAGAGCTGTTCGACTACGTTATGAAAAACTATGAAACCGGCTTCCTTTCCGGATGGGGATGGAACATAAATTTCATTAAGGCAGCCTTAGAACTCGCCTCTGACGACAAGGGACTGGACCGGATTGAAAAATCAATCCCCATCGGCAAATATGAGCCATCTTCATTGCGAGAACGCGACGGGATGGAGATAATGGCCCGACTCCTTGAAAAACGTTATTCAAAGGATGCCGCCGATAAATTCATATATGAAAACCGTGCAAACCCGGATTTCAGGGAAAGACTTCTCCAATCGGCCATCGATTCTAAAGACTATGACACTGCTCTCCGTCTCGCAGATGAAGGAATTGCTTCTGACGATAGCTGGACTGCTCTCACCCACGCATGGGAGGATTATAAACTGAAAATATACATACTCCTGAATGACGCTCCCAATATAGCAAGTCTCGCACAAAAAATATTTTTAGATGACTCCAATATCAGAACTGACAAGGACGAAATTTACCGGCTGATCAAGGAGAATATACCGGCGGAGGACTGGAGTGAATGTGTGGCAAATCTTATTTCCAGAATTAAAACGGCAAACAGATATTCGACATTCGACAATCTTAAATTCATTTACATCAAGGAAAGCATGTGGGATGAATATTTCCACCTCCTCACCCTTCACCCCGACCTCCCACATCTCGAAGAAGCAGAACCATACTTCAAAACCCTGCATCACGACGAATTCATCAGCCTATATGTCGAATCAATACGGCTCTTTACCGACCGGAACATGGGGCGCAGCTCCTACCAGCAAGTGACACGCTATCTAAGGCATCTGAAAAAATTAGGCGAGCGCCGGACTGCCGACGACCTTGCTACCGAACTGAAAAACAAATATCCCAGACGCCGGGCATTGATTGAAGAACTCAGGAATCTATGA
- a CDS encoding McrB family protein produces MDRTDFIETRTDVIKNIYTLYSYTLSDENERGWALERFMKGKCFIVEPFGNTLMFSPSRFSGYKDNTWQKHCEMRGDGTQTNDNFRNLKLYKDVEDPWLTMKFDEFLKRFDLQRNEPKFFIPANMNLNDLESERHCFFISPTHCNGQKETAWKSFRDKGIAAIGWENDDYSDVAIEDIKKIYADQPKAAEAFSLMKLIKEGDIICCTNNNRGLWGIGIATSGYKYDENIHYAGKDDNDEDSFYSHYVEVAWLCFKEQGYILTAELNISPTEKQWQPYGTLTRKEIPDYINNYLLKLNPWNMEKHYKYEHYINLLKANKNLILTGAPGTGKTYLAKAIAEEMNAETGFVQFHPSYDYTDFVEGLRPTPPDKNGNIGFERKDGVFKEFCKSAICFDNSFNQKPYKHINKTNTQCEPSNTRTFYQLYEDLKRRIINREVTLYTKYPKNIMDVRVEDNYILYKKGDRFDSNYINIDYVFKIYHYYKDKHIYDITRCTFNEFCQIIGNTLNYTYYRGIVQELLNMSHDNPTKNKLSPIAPSNSTTPHNQQTDAQFCTNKPFVFIIDEINRGEISKIFGELFFSIDPGYRGKKGKVKTQYQNLITDKSDSFYEGFFVPDNVYLIGTMNDIDRSVESIDFAMRRRFAVQPSAIAY; encoded by the coding sequence ATGGACCGAACAGATTTTATCGAAACCCGGACAGATGTCATAAAAAATATCTATACACTATATTCCTATACCCTCTCAGATGAAAACGAAAGGGGATGGGCATTGGAGCGTTTTATGAAAGGCAAATGTTTCATCGTCGAGCCTTTCGGCAACACGCTCATGTTTTCTCCCAGCCGTTTCAGCGGCTACAAGGACAACACTTGGCAAAAACATTGCGAGATGCGTGGCGACGGAACTCAGACCAACGATAACTTCCGCAATCTTAAACTGTATAAGGACGTGGAAGACCCTTGGCTAACAATGAAATTTGACGAATTTCTGAAGAGATTCGATTTACAGCGTAATGAGCCTAAATTTTTCATTCCTGCCAACATGAATCTTAACGATCTGGAATCCGAACGCCATTGCTTCTTCATCAGCCCTACACATTGTAACGGCCAAAAGGAAACGGCGTGGAAAAGTTTCCGCGACAAGGGCATCGCTGCAATCGGATGGGAGAATGATGACTACTCCGATGTTGCTATTGAAGATATAAAAAAGATATATGCCGACCAGCCGAAAGCCGCGGAAGCCTTCAGCCTCATGAAGCTGATAAAAGAAGGCGATATAATCTGCTGCACCAACAATAACCGCGGACTGTGGGGAATAGGCATCGCCACTTCCGGATATAAATATGATGAAAATATCCATTATGCCGGAAAAGATGACAATGACGAAGATTCTTTCTACTCTCACTACGTCGAAGTCGCATGGCTTTGTTTCAAAGAACAAGGCTATATTCTTACCGCCGAATTAAACATCTCCCCGACCGAAAAGCAATGGCAACCTTACGGGACACTGACACGAAAAGAAATTCCCGACTATATCAACAATTACCTTCTAAAACTAAATCCGTGGAATATGGAGAAACATTATAAATACGAGCACTACATCAATCTTCTGAAAGCCAACAAAAACCTTATTCTCACAGGTGCTCCCGGCACAGGCAAGACATATCTCGCCAAAGCTATCGCAGAAGAAATGAATGCAGAGACAGGATTTGTCCAATTCCATCCATCCTACGATTACACTGATTTTGTAGAAGGACTCCGCCCCACCCCGCCTGACAAAAACGGCAATATCGGATTTGAGCGAAAAGACGGAGTGTTCAAGGAATTCTGCAAATCAGCAATTTGCTTTGATAACAGTTTTAATCAAAAACCTTATAAGCATATTAATAAGACAAATACTCAATGTGAGCCATCAAATACAAGGACTTTCTATCAGCTATATGAAGATTTAAAACGCCGCATAATAAATCGTGAGGTCACTTTATACACTAAATATCCTAAAAATATTATGGATGTACGTGTTGAGGACAATTATATCCTTTATAAAAAAGGAGACCGTTTTGACTCAAATTATATAAATATTGATTATGTTTTTAAGATCTACCATTATTATAAAGACAAGCATATATATGATATAACACGGTGCACATTTAACGAATTCTGTCAAATTATAGGCAATACGCTTAACTATACTTATTACAGAGGAATAGTTCAAGAATTGCTAAATATGAGCCATGATAATCCAACTAAAAACAAATTATCGCCTATTGCACCTTCCAATTCAACAACACCACATAACCAGCAGACAGACGCACAATTCTGCACAAATAAGCCTTTCGTCTTCATAATCGACGAAATAAACCGTGGTGAGATTTCCAAAATTTTCGGAGAGCTATTTTTCAGCATCGATCCGGGCTATAGAGGCAAAAAGGGAAAGGTCAAGACCCAATACCAGAATCTTATCACTGATAAATCCGATTCTTTTTATGAAGGATTCTTTGTACCTGACAATGTCTACCTGATAGGGACAATGAATGATATTGACCGTAGTGTCGAAAGCATTGATTTTGCAATGCGCAGACGTTTTGCAGTACAACCATCCGCGATAGCATATTGA
- the tnpB gene encoding IS66 family insertion sequence element accessory protein TnpB (TnpB, as the term is used for proteins encoded by IS66 family insertion elements, is considered an accessory protein, since TnpC, encoded by a neighboring gene, is a DDE family transposase.): MWSLEADMRLWVCRQPVSMRYGIRGLAQMVWSWKGHSPASGDVYVFFSKDRKTMKALKWDGDGFLMYTKRLSRGRFREVLKKGDDGVRRLQWDDFYMLMRGLTPVKVMVENRFRMAVK; the protein is encoded by the coding sequence ATGTGGAGTCTTGAGGCGGATATGCGGCTCTGGGTATGCCGGCAGCCGGTATCGATGCGCTACGGCATCCGGGGTCTGGCCCAGATGGTGTGGTCGTGGAAGGGGCATTCTCCGGCATCGGGCGATGTGTATGTGTTTTTCTCAAAGGACCGCAAGACCATGAAGGCGTTGAAATGGGATGGCGACGGATTTTTGATGTACACAAAAAGACTGTCGCGAGGCCGTTTCCGGGAGGTGCTCAAAAAGGGCGATGACGGCGTGCGCAGGCTCCAATGGGACGATTTCTATATGCTGATGAGGGGCCTCACGCCTGTGAAGGTGATGGTCGAAAATCGCTTCAGAATGGCCGTAAAATAA
- the tnpC gene encoding IS66 family transposase — MKKNELIEFLQRQIEFLQGRLDEALASVSSLTLSNEKLQSTNEKLVATVDELRKQMASMEEAMKGKSAELSKEKAARQAVQRLQGSPSERQKKPVTTPATSETRQQKPEKKRTNNGAKRKTHPECEVETIIVEPDSPDFNPEAATFIGECDVVRYVMEPMRFKKIIYKVRKYVQDEKIYKGSAPATPLLNSQYTSSFIAGLAELRYLHCMPLENAVEYFRAHGFDLDKGTAQKLVSKVRVHLENLYKALGQAIVADNYICGDETYQKVRLQVATPSGRKIKKGYIWVFVGMTTGLVYFFYDDGSRSAEVFEQHIKGFNGAFQCDYYSGYRHIGIGGMSGIKRLPCLQHIKRKFLDLKDNPKAQEIAKLFGLLYHFEHQHRIGKDGWTAGKHLEWRQRYSKVMLEKIRMRLTAVKDRIGVPPDDPLLAATEHALKQWDEIPRIFASPTYRLDNNEVERINRYISLTRRRLTIGSHSGAEAAALYHSLAITCHRCGVNVFDYFCDIIDRCAAWPPNTPIEKYRDLLPDRWKLSQK; from the coding sequence ATGAAAAAGAACGAGTTGATAGAGTTTCTGCAACGTCAGATCGAGTTCCTTCAAGGGCGGCTCGACGAGGCGTTGGCCTCTGTCAGCTCGCTTACTTTATCCAATGAAAAGCTGCAGTCGACCAACGAGAAGCTTGTGGCGACTGTAGATGAACTGCGCAAGCAAATGGCCTCAATGGAGGAGGCTATGAAAGGCAAAAGTGCGGAACTGAGCAAAGAGAAAGCCGCGCGTCAGGCAGTGCAGCGTCTGCAGGGCTCGCCGTCGGAGCGTCAGAAGAAACCGGTGACGACTCCTGCCACATCCGAAACTCGACAGCAGAAGCCAGAGAAGAAACGTACCAACAACGGCGCCAAAAGGAAGACGCATCCGGAGTGTGAGGTGGAGACCATTATAGTGGAGCCTGACAGTCCGGACTTCAATCCCGAGGCGGCGACGTTTATCGGCGAGTGCGATGTCGTGCGCTACGTCATGGAGCCGATGCGCTTCAAAAAAATTATCTACAAGGTCAGAAAATACGTGCAGGACGAGAAAATATACAAAGGTTCCGCACCCGCCACACCGCTGCTTAACTCGCAGTATACATCTTCCTTCATAGCCGGACTCGCCGAGCTACGCTATCTCCACTGCATGCCACTTGAAAATGCTGTCGAATACTTCCGTGCCCACGGCTTCGACCTTGACAAAGGCACCGCACAGAAGCTCGTAAGTAAGGTAAGGGTACATCTGGAAAATCTATACAAGGCGCTGGGTCAGGCAATAGTCGCGGACAATTATATCTGCGGTGACGAGACCTATCAGAAAGTGCGGCTGCAGGTGGCAACTCCTTCGGGAAGAAAGATCAAGAAAGGCTACATATGGGTGTTCGTCGGCATGACAACCGGGCTTGTGTACTTCTTCTATGACGACGGCTCCCGCTCGGCCGAAGTCTTCGAGCAACACATAAAAGGCTTCAACGGAGCCTTCCAGTGCGACTATTACTCGGGATACCGGCATATCGGAATCGGTGGGATGAGCGGGATAAAACGCTTGCCATGCCTGCAGCACATCAAGCGAAAGTTTCTCGATCTGAAAGACAATCCAAAGGCGCAGGAAATAGCAAAGCTCTTCGGACTCCTTTACCACTTCGAGCATCAGCACCGCATAGGCAAAGACGGATGGACGGCGGGAAAGCACCTTGAGTGGAGACAACGATACTCCAAGGTGATGCTCGAGAAAATCCGCATGAGACTGACAGCAGTCAAAGACCGCATCGGCGTGCCACCCGACGACCCGCTGCTCGCCGCCACCGAACATGCACTCAAACAATGGGACGAGATACCACGCATCTTTGCCTCACCCACCTACAGACTCGACAACAACGAAGTCGAGCGAATCAACCGCTACATATCCCTGACCCGTCGCCGACTTACAATCGGCTCCCACTCCGGAGCCGAAGCCGCCGCCCTGTACCACTCTCTTGCGATCACCTGCCACCGCTGCGGAGTCAACGTCTTCGACTACTTCTGCGACATAATCGACCGATGTGCCGCATGGCCGCCAAACACCCCGATCGAAAAATACCGCGACCTGCTTCCCGACCGCTGGAAACTCTCACAAAAATAG